GCTACTAATGATGTGCGATTTCTTGATGCAGAACAGTTTGAAGTGCATGAGGCGCGCGTGTGTATTGGCGAAGGTAGAACCTTGGACGATCCACGACGGGAAAGGCGCTACAGCGATCAACAATATTTTCGCAGTAGCTCAGAAATGTGCGAATTATTTTCGGATATTCCCGAAGCATTGGAAAATACCCTCGAAATTGCCAAGCGCTGCAATCTCGATATCCTACTCGGTAAATATTTTCTGCCCGAGTACCCGATTCCAGAGGGTATGACTGAAAATCAGTTTTTCGAAAAAATATGCTACGAGGGACTCGACAAACGTTTGCAGCGTATTCTCGATACCGCTGCCGCAGACTACGAAGCGCGTAAAAAAGAATACCTGGATCGTTTGCGGTTTGAGTTGGATATTATTATTCAAATGGGGTTTCCGGGTTACTTCCTGATTGTGATGGACTTTATACAGTGGGCGAAAGACCACAAAATTCCCGTGGGCCCGGGACGGGGGTCGGGTGCGGGCTCTCTGGTTGCTTACGTGCTAAAAATTACCGACCTCGATCCCTTGCAGTATGACCTTCTGTTTGAACGCTTCCTCAATCCGGAACGGGTTTCGATGCCCGATTTCGATGTGGACTTCTGTATGGAAGACCGCGATAAAGTTATCGGATATGTGGCTGATAATTATGGTCGTGATGCCGTATCACAGATTATAACTTTTGGCACCATGGCGGCAAAGGCGGTAGTTCGTGATGTTGCGCGTGTTCAGGGAAAATCTTACGGGCTTGCCGATAAACTCTCAAAAATGATTCCCCCCGATGTTGGAATGACGCTCACCAAAGCTTTCGAGCAGGAAGAAATACTTAAGGAGTTCTTAAGTAACGATAGCGACGCTCAAGAAATTTGGGAAATGGCCCTCCAATTAGAAGGCGTTACCCGCAATGTGGGCAAGCATGCCGGGGGAGTTGTAATCGCTCCGACCAAGCTGATCGATTTCGCACCTTTGTATTGCGACGACACCGGCGCTGGTTTGGTCACCCAATTTGACAAAAATGACGTAGAAGACGCGGGCCTGGTTAAGTTCGACTTTCTCGGCTTGCGCACACTCACAATTATCGACTGGGCGATAAAAATGATTGATCAACAGCGGGTAAAGCGTGGTGAAGAAACGCTGGATATTTCCGCCATTCCGCTCGATGATCCGGAAACCTTTGTGATGTTAAAGAAAGCTGAAACCACTGCGGTGTTTCAGTTGGAATCACGTGGCATGAAAGATCTCATTAAGCGCCTACAGCCAGATAATCTTGAGGACATGATTGCACTCGTTGCGCTGTTTCGCCCCGGACCACTGCAATCAGGTATGGTTGATGACTTTATTAACCGCAAACATGGTAGAGCCCAGGTGGCTTACCCCGATGCAACATACCAGCATGAATGGCTCAAGCCCATTCTGGAGCCGACTTACGGTGTGATCGTTTACCAGGAACAGGTCATGCAAATCGCCCAGGTGCTGGCAGGCTATACGCTTGGTGGCGCTGACTTACTACGGCGCGCTATGGGCAAGAAGAAACCGGAAGAAATGGCTAAGCAACGTGGTACTTTTGCTGATGGCGCTAAAAGCCAGGGCATCGATCCCGATCTTGCTATGAAAATATTTGATCTGGTGGAGAAATTCGCTGGTTACGGTTTTAACAAATCTCACTCTGCGGCCTATGCCTTGGTAAGTTATCAAACGGCTTGGTTAAAAGCACATTACCCAGCGCATTTTATGGCGGCAACCATGTCATCCGATATGGATAAAACCGATAAGGTGGTCACCTTTATTGAAGAATGCCGCAACATGGAGCTTAATCTGTTGCCGCCAGATGTGAACCGTGGCGAGTTTCAATTCACCGTCGATGATGACCACAATATTATTTATGGCTTAGGTGCAATCAAAGGTTTAGGAGAGGGGCCGGTAGAGAGTATTTTGCAAGCTCGGCGCGATGGCTCTTTCCAAGATTTATTTGATTTCTGCGCAAGGGTGGATGGCCGAAAAGTTAATAAACGTGCCTTGGAGGCGCTGGTGCGCAGTGGTGCGCTAGACAACCTGGGTCCCGGAGTAGATATTGATTACGACCGCGCAGTAATGTATATCGCTATCAGCGAAGCCGTTAAAGCCGCGGAACAGAAAACCGCGAATGCCGATGCTGGCATGGTCGATTTATTCGGTGAAGTGGTACCTGAAGTTGGTGATCGTGACTCCGTTTACAAGGAGTTTCATCGGGTACGTCGTTGGAGCATGAAGGAGCGTCTCAATGGTGAAAAAGAAACTTTGGGATTGTATTTAACCGGACACCCCATTGATGAATACGATAAGGAGCTTTCCAATTTTGTTTCATCGCGTATTTCAAACCTCAAGGCTGATAAAAACCGCCAAACCGTTGCTGGGCTTGTTGTCGCTTTTCGTGTTATGAAAACAAAGCGAGGTGACAACATGGCCTTCGCGACACTGGACGATAGAACTGGGCGTATTGAGGTTGCCGTTTTTTCAGACACCTATAATGAAAACCGGGAAAAACTTGTGAAAGACGCGCTCTTAGTGGTTAATGGCCAAGTGAGCTATGATGATTACAGTGGTGGCTTGAAAATGCGAGCCGACGAGATTACCGATCTCACCGAAGCTCGCCAGGCGAGCGTCAAAGCCATTAAATTGCATTGGGCGAGCGACAAATTACCTCTCGATTATGCCGAACAATTACGTGCGACTATTAAAGCCTACGAAACGGGTAATTGCGCGCTGATTGTTGACTACAAGAAAGCTAACATTAACGCCAGTTATACATTGTCATCCGATTGGAATGTGGTTCCTGCGGATGAATTGCTCGAAAATTTTAAAATGCTGTATGGTGCCAAAAACGTCGAACTAATTTATCGATCTCACGATAGTGTTTAGTCACGGGAAGGAAGCTCGACAGCTGATTTAAAATAAGCCAAGTGGCTAACAAACATAGTTCTCGATGTGACTGAGATTTAACGCGACTTATTTGCTTCGGTCGCGTTTTAGTTATCCTTGATGTACCAACGTTATCGAAATTAAATTGGGCAGTGTTTTGCGAGAAAATCTGCATGGCGAGGCAAACCATTGGCCATTTTAGACATCAGCTCGCGCACCTGACCGAAAATATTTTGTACCTCATTAAAATCGGCTGATTCTATCAGTGGGTCATAAAATTCCGGTATCAAGCCCATGCCATCGAACAAGGCGTGCCAGCTTTGCGGTTTGAACACATCAGCATCGTTTCGGTAAATTCTTCCCTGCGCTTGATAGAGGGCGATTTTTGCGAGTAGCGTTCGGGGCACATCGAGCGTTTTTATTTTCTGCCAGAAAGGCGTATCGCTGCGGTTGCTTAGGGCGTAGTGCAGTACCAAAAAATCGCGGATATGCTCGTATTCGCTTGTCATGCAGCGATTGTACTCCTGAGCAAGTGCCGGGCTGCAACTGGTATCGGGAAATAGCGAAATAAATGTTTCTATACCCTTGGCGGACAAATAAATTGCAGTCGATTCTAAAGGTTCTAGGAAGCCGGCGGCAAAACCAAGTGCGAGACAGTTTTTATACCAGAGCTTTTCCCGCTTACCAGGATTAAAATTAAAATGTTTCAATTCTGAAATTGGTGAGTCCTGAATAAAGCTCAGCAGTTGCTTCTCCGCACTGGCCGAGTCGCAAAACTCATCACAATACACAAAGCCATTACCAATCCGATGACGTAGAGGAATTTCCCAGCTCCATCCGTTATCTCGCGCTGTTATTTGGGTGAACGGAGGCATTCCACCTTGGTTTTGCGAATGTGCAATCACGGCGCTATTACAGGCCAGGTAGTTGTTCCAATTCAGATAAGGCGTATTGAGAACCTTGCCGGTGAGTAATGCTGACGTGCCTGAACAATCTAGAAAGAAATCTGCTTGCAGTCGGGTTTTATCGTCCAGGATTAGCGCCTCGATAAACCCATTTTCAGTGAGGCTCGCATCTGTGACTGTTGCGGCGCGACGTTCCACACCACGCTGTTCACAGTAGTTTCGCAAGTATTTTGCGACCAGTGTCGCATCCAAATGAACGGCGTAATCAGCTCCTGCTAACAAAGAGTCCGGTTGTGCTGCGGCTGGTGAGTAGTACCGTCCGGCTTCAGCTATCACAGCGCTCGGTGAATAGCGCCATAATTCCGTAGTGTCACCCAGTTGGCGTGCTTTCTGAACAAAGGCAAAAAAATCGCGATCGTCGATATCGACACCTATTTTTCCGAAGGGGTGCCAGTAGGAATCCCCTTTAACATTCCAATCGGTAAATTTATTGCCGAGTTTATAGCTCGCTTGGGTTTCACGTACGAAATCGATTTCGTCGATTCCCAAGCGCTTCAGGAAAGAAATTACCGGGGGAATGATTGATTCGCCAACTCCGACGATGCCTATGTCGGGTGATTCAACCAACACAATCTCGATACCTCGATTGTGCAGTGCTTTTGCCAGTGCAGCGGCCGCTATCCATCCAGCAGTGCCACCTCCCACGATGGCCATTTTTTTTATGAATCTGTGTTCCATGGGGTTAAACGCCTGAAAAATAATCGAGCTTTACTCTAACCTGTTGCGTTATACCGGCGTTGACCTGGGTCAACAGCCTGGCAGGCGTGGGGGTTTGTCAACTGTTTTACAGTGATGTGACTCCAAATTCGTAGAATTCACGCAAAATGTATGGATATGAAAGGATTGAGAAGTTTCTGCGACACGGGCCTAAATTTCTTTAAGTGTCGACGAGACAGGTGGTAAACTTGCGCTCTTTTAAGCTTTTGGCCCCCAGAAAAGGGTGTTGCGCCTAATAATTAATCAAAACCAAACTGTGGTTAAGGCTTAGTCCTATCATGAATCTGAATTATCTCGACTTCGAGCAACCCATTGCAGAGCTCGAGGGTAAAATCCAGGAACTTCAACTGGTTGGCACTGATAACGACCTCAATATCTCGGAAGAAATAGAACGTCTTCGCGAGAAGTGCACCAAACTAACAGAAAGCATCTACTCATCGCTCACGCCCTGGCAGATTGTGCAAGTGGCACGGCATCCACAACGTCCCTACAGTGCCGACTACATTGCCCGCATATTCGAGGATTGGGATGAACTGCATGGTGATCGCCATTTTGGTGACGACCGTGCGATTATTGGTGGCATCGGCCGTTTGGAAGGTCGCCCGGTTATGGTAATTGGGGAAGAGAAAGGGCGTTCCGTTAAAGATAAGGTACAACGCAATTTCGGTATGCCAAAGCCTGAAGGTTATCGCAAGGCTTTGCGGCTGATGGAAATGGCAGAGCGTTTCAAAATGCCGGTGCTGACCTTAATTGATACTCCCGGGGCCTATCCGGGTATCGATAGTGAGGAGCGCGGTATTAGCGAATCCATTGCACAAAACCTTGCAGTAATGTCGCGTCTTAGAACACCTATTATCTGTACTGTGATTGGTGAGGGTTCGTCTGGAGGCGCGTTGGCGATTGGTGTGGGTGATTACCTAAATATGCTGCAATACTCCACGTATTTTGTTATTTCTCCGGAAGGTTGTGCAAATATTATCTGGAAAACCGTCGATAAAGCTCCCTTGGCGGCAGAGGCTATGGGCGTGACCTCCACTGTGCTAGAAGAGCTGGGGATCGTTGACGAAACCATCGCTGAGCCCATGGGCGGCGCACATCGTGATATCGACGCCATGGCCGATAAACTCAAACTGCGGCTGTCCGAGCAGCTCGACACCCTTTGTAGTGAAGACATGGACGCGCTGCTAACCAAACGTTACACCCGTCTGATGTCATACGGTAATCTCACAGACTAATAGAGCGCTCCGTTTATTCCGGCGCTCCTTGGCGTCGGATCTCTTATATACCCTTAAATAGGTTCTATACTTTCCCTTATCACGCGTAATTATGTCTCTTGGGGAACTATGAACCGTCTGAGTTTGCACGCGAAAGTCCTGTTGTTGGGTGTCGTGTCTGTTTTTGTGGTTGGCGTTGTGGCGCTTGTTACCTTTGCCATGCTTTCATCCGATATAAGCCGTTATCAGGAGCTGTTGGAGGAAGAGGTCTCGGCCACCTTTTTAATTGACGAAGTTACCGTAGATTTCAAAATTCAGGTGCAGGAATGGAAAAACGTTTTACTGCGCGGCCACAGCGATAAGGATCGAGAAAAGTACTGGGGCCGCTTCAGTGAGTTACAAAAAAATATTCAGGCAAAACTTCCAAAAATTCTTGAAAAACGTATCTCACCAGAAGCAGAGGATCTTATTAAGAGTTTCGCTCGCGAGCACGCAGCAATATATCCGAAATACCAAGCAGGTTACACACTCTTCAAAAACAGCGATTTTGATTTCAAAGCTGCTGACCAATCTGTGCGGGGCATAGATCGCCAACCTACCAAAGATCTAGAAGCTGCAGCGCAACTGCTGAACAAGCTAGCGCAAGAGCGGAGCGCAAAACTCGAAGCAGAAAGCAGTAAAGTTGCTTTTCTCGGTATTAGCATTTTGCTGTTCGTAACGGTTGTTGTGATAATTGTTGGCCACTTGTTTGGCAGCCGCCAGGTTTCCCACCCCATCACCGAAATGATATCAGCATTAAAATCGCTGTCTGAGGGTAATTTCGAAGACCGTGTTCATTATGACAGTGACGACGAACTCGGCCAAATGTCCGATGCTATCAACTCCCTGCAAACTCAGCTGTACGTAACGACAAACGAAATACTCGAAGTTATGGTGGAAATTCGTGAAACGGATGAACGCTTAACTCGAGTTTCCAATGAAATTCAGAGGGGGACTCAAGAGCAGTATTCCCGAACCGATCAGGCGGCTTCGGCGATGACACAAATGGCGTCGACCGCCAAGGAAGTCGCAAGACATGCCGCCGATGCCAACGATGCCTCTGAGCAGGCCGATAGCGCAGCGATTAAAGGCGACGAGGTTATGAAATCCGCTATCGTGCAAATGGAGCGCATGACCAAACATATTGTGAGCACAACTCAGGTCATCAGTAGTTTGGAGCAAAATACTACGGAAGTCGGAAAGGTGCTGGATGTGATTGGCGGTATAGCAGAACAGACCAATTTATTGGCACTTAATGCTGCAATTGAAGCTGCCCGTGCGGGTGAACAAGGACGTGGTTTTGCAGTGGTTGCCGACGAGGTACGGACCCTTGCACAGAGAACTCAACAATCGACTGCAGAAATCAATCAAATGATTGAGAGTGTGCAACAAGGTGCACGTAAAGCGGTTGAAGCCATTGAAACGGGGGCGAAGCAATCGGAAGAGAGTATGCTTGCACTCAATAATGCGGGTGGAATGCTACAATCGATTCGTACCTCTGTGGATCAGATCACCAACGTCAATCAATTGATTGCTTCTGCGGCGCACGAGCAGGCGATGGTGGCAGAAGACATTACCCGTAATATCAGTGAAATTACGGATATTGCCAACCTTACTGCTGAGCAGTCGGCTGAAGTTACTCAATCCGTACAGCAGATGCGCGCCGCGCGTGAACGCTTGGATACTGCGCTAAGTGGTTTGCGCAGGCAAATACGGAGTTAACTCACACCATTTCTCTCCTTTCAGTATAATGCGCGCTCCGCCAAGCAAGCACGCACTCGCATGACCACAGCTACAAATCAAGAAAATCAACAGCTCGAGCATATTAACCCTTCATCCGACACACTCTGTTACTGCGACGCACAAGAGTTACAACGGTTGTTGGATCGTGTCCGTGCGCGTCAAAAACAATGCAAACCTGTGACAAAAGATTTGGCAGCGTTGCAGCAAAAATTTGATGCGGCGCAAACTAAATACGCTTTACGACAAGCCTCACTTCCGCAGATAAATTACGACGAAAATCTGCCGATTTCAGCCAAGAGGGATGATATTAAGGCCCTCATTGCAGGCCATCAGGTGGTGGTTTTAGCAGGGGAAACCGGGTCGGGAAAAACAACCCAACTTCCTAAAATCTGCCTGGAGTTGGGGCGCGGAGTGCGCGGTATGATTGGCCATACCCAGCCGCGCAGAATTGCCGCGCGCACCGTTGCGAGCCGTATCGCGGAAGAGTTGCAGGTGCAGTTGGGCAACTCCGTAGGATATCAGGTGCGCTTCACCGACCACAGTACCGCAGTCACGCATATAAAACTCATGACCGACGGAATTCTGCTGGCTGAAATTCAGCAGGACCCGCTGCTATACAAATACGACACACTGATAATTGATGAGGCGCACGAGCGCAGTCTAAATATAGATTTTCTTTTGGGTTATCTAGGGGGCTTGTTAACGCAGCGCCCCGAATTGAAACTCATTATTACCTCGGCAACTATTGATTTACAAAAATTTGCCGAGCACTTTAAATCAAGAGACGGAAAGCCCGCACCAATTATTGAAGTTTCAGGACGCACCTTTCCGGTTGAAACCTTGTATCGTCCGTGGGACGAGGATTATCAGGATATTAGCGAGGCAATCGTAGGTGCAATTGAAGAAATACTCACCATGCCCAACAAAAGTCATGGCGACATTTTGGTATTTTGTAGTGGTGAGCGGGAAATTCGAGAAGCGTCACATGCAATAAAAAAAGCGAATTTTCGCGATTTGGAAATTTTACCGCTATATGCGCGTTTAAGTCTTGCAGAGCAGAATCGTGTTTTTCAAGGGCATCGTGGGCGGCGCGTGGTCCTGGCAACCAATGTTGCAGAAACCTCGCTTACTGTACCGGGTATAGGTTATGTGATTGACCCAGGCAGAGCGCGTATAAGCCGGTACAGCGTTCGTACCAAAGTACAGCGTTTGCCCATCGAAGCCATTTCACAGGCAAGTGCCAATCAGCGTAAAGGACGCTGTGGTCGTGTGAGCGATGGTGTGTGTATACGCTTGTACGATGAAACGGATTTTTTATCGCGACCAGAATTCACTGACCCCGAAATTCAACGCACCAATCTCGCCGCAGTTGTATTACAAATGCTGCAATTACGTATTGGCGATGTGCGAAAGTTTAATTTTGTTGATAAACCTGAAAACCGCCTCATTAACGACGGATTCAAATTGCTGGAAGAAATTCAAGCGGTTAATCGGCAAGGTAAGATTACCCAACTTGGCCAACAGCTCTACAATTTGCCTGTCGACCCCCGTTTTGGGCGAATCATTATTGAAGCTGCGAAATATGAGTGCTTGCGGGAAGTGTTGATCATTATCAGTGGCTTGAGTATTCAAGACCCGCGGGAACGCCCGGCTGAAAAACGGCAGGCGTCGGATGAAAAACATCGTCGCTTCTGGGATGAACATTCCGATTTTATCAGCTATGTGACTTTGTGGAATTATTTAGAAGATCAGCGTCAGGAATTCAGTCAAAACCAATTGCGAAAGCTATGTAAAAAAGAATTTATCAATTACCTGCGTGTGCGTGAATGGCGGGATCTCCATCATCAGTTGCGCATAGCCATCAAAAGTTTGGGATTTCGTGAAAATAAAGAACCCGCCAACTATGACGCGATTCATAGAGGTTTGTTGGCGGGTTTTCTTTCGAATGTAGGGCTTAAACAGGAGGAGGAAAAAGCGAATGTAGGCCGAGCAAAAGATGGTAGCAAAGCGAAGAAAGTTACCAGTTATATCGGCTCGCGAAATCGTCGTTTCCAAATATTTCCGGGTTCCAGCCAATTTAAAAAACGCCCACAATGGTTAATGGCTGCAGAATATATTGAAACCAGTCAATTGTATGCTCACGAAATCGGTCGAATCGAACCGCAATGGGTGCAGCAAGCTGCGACTCATCTCATAAAGCACCATTATTTCGAACCTTTTTACGATGCAATTACTGGTCAGGTAATGGCTTTCGACAGAGTAACCTTGTTTGGTTTGCCTCTGGTAGAAAAGCAGCGAGTCCAGTACAGCAAAATAAATCGCGCCGAAGCTCGTGAGGTTTTTATTCGGCAAGCGTTGGTGGAAGGCGCATACCAAAAAAATAAACGCACTAAGAAATCCATTGAAGCTGCTAGAAGATATTGGCGCAAGACAAATGCGACGGGTGAAGGTGATGAAAGTAGCGTTAAAAATTTTTTCATTTATAACGAGTTGTTAATTGCAAAGGTTGAAAGCTTAGAAGCGAAGTCGCGTCGCCGCGATATTTTGGTGGATGACGAGGTTATTTATGAATTCTACAATGAAGTAGTACCCGCAGATATTACTAACCTTGCAGGTTTTGAACATTGGCGCACACATGCAGAACAGGCGCAACCCAATCTTTTAAAGCTGGAGCAAGGCATACTCATGTTGCACGCTGCCGGTGATATTACCGGCGCCCAGTTCCCAGATTATATTCAAACTGACGGTATGACTCTGCCGCTAGTTTATCACTTTGAACCTGGTCACCAGGACGATGGTGTCAGCGTACAGGTTCCGGTGGATTTTCTCCACATGATTTCTGCAACACGATTGCAGTGGCTGGTACCGGGTTTGTTACGCGATAAGTGTATCGCCTTGGTAAAAGCATTACCGAAACAGCTGCGTAAACAATTGGTTCCCGTGCCGCAGTTCGTGGATCGCGCTTTGGCCCGCTTATCGCCAGGGAAACAGCCTCTCTCTGAAGCACTGAGTGACGTCTTTAGTATTTTATCAGACGTCAAAATACCCAGCGATGCATGGCGTGAACAAAACCTGGATGATTTTTATGTGATGAATATTCAGGTGGTTGATGATGCTGGAAATATTATTGATCGGAGTCGTGATATTGACTCTTTAAAACAGCAGTACCGCAATCAGGTGAAAAAAAGCTTGCAGCAATCGCACCACGCTCTGGAGCGTACTGAGATAAGCTGTTGGAATTTTGAAACCTTGCAACAACAGGTGAGTATTCCGCGCGGTGCAGTTCAGGTTAAAGGGTTCCCGGCTATTATTGATAAGCAGCAGCATGTGGATATAGCAATTCTCGATAATCCTCAAGATGCAGCCTGGGAAACCCGGCGCGGCGTTTTAAGGCTGGCGAACCTGGCTCTAAGTCACACAACAAAATACCTTACTAAGCAGTTGTTGAAAGGAAAGGACCTCGGCTTGGCGGTGGTCGATATCGGTAAACGCGATCAAGTCATTGAAGATATTATTCATGCGGCAATTAATCGCGCCTGCTTTAGAGAAGACTCCTTGCTTTGGGATGAAAAATCGTTTAACAAGTGTATTGAAACTGGCCGCTCTGAATTAGTAAGTGTGGCCGAGGAGTATGAGCATTTAATGGCGGAGAGCCTGAGCAAGGTCTTAGCCATTAAAAAACAAATGAAAACCAACAAAAATGCGCTGCTTCTAGCCTTTACCTTTGCAGATGTTCAGCATCAACTGGCAAATCTATTCGCTCCGGGTTTTCTTTGCGCAACGCCGTGGCGTTGGTTACAACATTATCCCCGTTATTTGGAGGCGATATTGTTACGACTCGAGAAAGCGCCCCAGAATCCCCAGCGTGATCGAGTGCATTGCGGCAATTTGGAAAGTCATTGGCAAAGGCACAAAGATTTATTACAGAAAAATGGCGTTGCGGATTATGCCGTTTGCGAAGTCTGGCAGGACTATCGTTGGATGATCGAAGAATTGCGGGTATCGCTCTTTGCCCAGACCCTCAAGACCCAGATGCCGGTATCCGATAAACGCCTCAATAATCAGTGGCAAAAAGTGCTGGCGACCACAGCACAGTAGCAAACTAAGCGCCTAAACATGCCACGACAGGTAACAGAATGTTTCGTAAAATGCTCACCTTGTGATGCTACTTTTACGATGCCTGGGTTAGCCTCCCTGGCTGGCCACTTTTGTCCCCCCATTTGCAGCAAAAATCGGCTTACCAGCCAACAGAAATCAGGAGATGTCATTGATTGCTTTAAGATGCTTGTTCGTCAGCGCCGTGCTTAGCTTGGTTGCGTGTGCCACTACGCCGAAAGGTGCCGATGCAAAGACTCCAACAGAATCTGAAGATTCGCAAAATGTTGTGTTGCAGCCTCAGCGGCCATCCGAGCCGCCCACTGTGCCTATTGAGCAACAGGCTTCTGTGGAACAGAAAGACGAGTTGCAGACCGCAGGTGCGGATACTGTGAGCAACAGCGACGCTGAGGACGCCATCGAAAGCGCCGACTCCTTCGACGACGAGTTTGCCGCGGCAGAACCCCGGGCGGACTCACTTCAAAGCCGTGATAAATTCGAACCTTTCAACCGCGCCATGTTTTCATTCAATATGAAACTCGACCGCTGGTTACTTAAGCCGGTAGCTCAAGGCTACCAATGGTTGGCGCCAGCCCCAGTGGAAACAGGCGTGAGTAACTTCTTTCACAATTTGCTCGAAATACGCAACGTGCTTAATGATATCTTGCAGTGGAAGTGGAAACAGGCTGGTAATGACACCGGTCGCTTTTTACTCAACACCACAGTTGGAATTGCAGGTATCTTCGATGTGGCTCGTCACGCGGGTTTGGAGCGTGCGGAGGGCGAAGATTTCGGACAGACCCTTGCAGTATGGGTTTACCTCAGGGGCCCTATTTAATGTTGCCCTTTCTCGGGCCCTATACGGTTACCTCAGCGGCGGGCTTCCCCGTGGACTGGGTTTCACATCCGGTTAGGTATGTCGATTCACAAACCGTTGCTTGGTCGTTGGTGGCGGTTAATCAGATTCAAGGGCGCGCGCAATTGTTGGAAAGTGAAAAGTTGGCAACAGGAGACATGTATATTTTTATTCGCGATGCCTACCTACAACGACGTGATTTTCTGGTAAATGATGGCGCAGTTGTCGATGATTTTGGCGGTGATTTTGGGGAAGAAAACGAGGCCTTCGACTTTTAAGCGAAGATTCCGGAGGGAAAAACACCTTGCTCCGGTGATAGACACCGAGAGTCACGGTTTGGTTATTTAACGCGGGGGAGGGACGTTAAATTACCCTTGTGTTAGCACATCGTTGTATTAGCTGAGCATCTCCTCTATTTCCATACCGATA
The DNA window shown above is from Alteromonadaceae bacterium 2753L.S.0a.02 and carries:
- a CDS encoding tryptophan halogenase; amino-acid sequence: MEHRFIKKMAIVGGGTAGWIAAAALAKALHNRGIEIVLVESPDIGIVGVGESIIPPVISFLKRLGIDEIDFVRETQASYKLGNKFTDWNVKGDSYWHPFGKIGVDIDDRDFFAFVQKARQLGDTTELWRYSPSAVIAEAGRYYSPAAAQPDSLLAGADYAVHLDATLVAKYLRNYCEQRGVERRAATVTDASLTENGFIEALILDDKTRLQADFFLDCSGTSALLTGKVLNTPYLNWNNYLACNSAVIAHSQNQGGMPPFTQITARDNGWSWEIPLRHRIGNGFVYCDEFCDSASAEKQLLSFIQDSPISELKHFNFNPGKREKLWYKNCLALGFAAGFLEPLESTAIYLSAKGIETFISLFPDTSCSPALAQEYNRCMTSEYEHIRDFLVLHYALSNRSDTPFWQKIKTLDVPRTLLAKIALYQAQGRIYRNDADVFKPQSWHALFDGMGLIPEFYDPLIESADFNEVQNIFGQVRELMSKMANGLPRHADFLAKHCPI
- a CDS encoding methyl-accepting chemotaxis protein — protein: MNRLSLHAKVLLLGVVSVFVVGVVALVTFAMLSSDISRYQELLEEEVSATFLIDEVTVDFKIQVQEWKNVLLRGHSDKDREKYWGRFSELQKNIQAKLPKILEKRISPEAEDLIKSFAREHAAIYPKYQAGYTLFKNSDFDFKAADQSVRGIDRQPTKDLEAAAQLLNKLAQERSAKLEAESSKVAFLGISILLFVTVVVIIVGHLFGSRQVSHPITEMISALKSLSEGNFEDRVHYDSDDELGQMSDAINSLQTQLYVTTNEILEVMVEIRETDERLTRVSNEIQRGTQEQYSRTDQAASAMTQMASTAKEVARHAADANDASEQADSAAIKGDEVMKSAIVQMERMTKHIVSTTQVISSLEQNTTEVGKVLDVIGGIAEQTNLLALNAAIEAARAGEQGRGFAVVADEVRTLAQRTQQSTAEINQMIESVQQGARKAVEAIETGAKQSEESMLALNNAGGMLQSIRTSVDQITNVNQLIASAAHEQAMVAEDITRNISEITDIANLTAEQSAEVTQSVQQMRAARERLDTALSGLRRQIRS
- a CDS encoding acetyl-CoA carboxylase carboxyl transferase subunit alpha: MNLNYLDFEQPIAELEGKIQELQLVGTDNDLNISEEIERLREKCTKLTESIYSSLTPWQIVQVARHPQRPYSADYIARIFEDWDELHGDRHFGDDRAIIGGIGRLEGRPVMVIGEEKGRSVKDKVQRNFGMPKPEGYRKALRLMEMAERFKMPVLTLIDTPGAYPGIDSEERGISESIAQNLAVMSRLRTPIICTVIGEGSSGGALAIGVGDYLNMLQYSTYFVISPEGCANIIWKTVDKAPLAAEAMGVTSTVLEELGIVDETIAEPMGGAHRDIDAMADKLKLRLSEQLDTLCSEDMDALLTKRYTRLMSYGNLTD
- a CDS encoding DNA polymerase-3 subunit alpha, encoding MTFVHLKVRTEFSLVDSIIRVKPLIERVKKEQIPACGITDLHNFFGLLKFYRAAQGAGVKPICGCDFKMDIGTEDDLHPPLITLFAMNLQGYKNITALISKSFQEGQSLGEPYIKRDWLGEFSEGVIALSGGKFGEIGQLLVANKRDEAQIALEQMQAIYPNRFYIELQRTGRDNDELYLHRAVALASANACPVVATNDVRFLDAEQFEVHEARVCIGEGRTLDDPRRERRYSDQQYFRSSSEMCELFSDIPEALENTLEIAKRCNLDILLGKYFLPEYPIPEGMTENQFFEKICYEGLDKRLQRILDTAAADYEARKKEYLDRLRFELDIIIQMGFPGYFLIVMDFIQWAKDHKIPVGPGRGSGAGSLVAYVLKITDLDPLQYDLLFERFLNPERVSMPDFDVDFCMEDRDKVIGYVADNYGRDAVSQIITFGTMAAKAVVRDVARVQGKSYGLADKLSKMIPPDVGMTLTKAFEQEEILKEFLSNDSDAQEIWEMALQLEGVTRNVGKHAGGVVIAPTKLIDFAPLYCDDTGAGLVTQFDKNDVEDAGLVKFDFLGLRTLTIIDWAIKMIDQQRVKRGEETLDISAIPLDDPETFVMLKKAETTAVFQLESRGMKDLIKRLQPDNLEDMIALVALFRPGPLQSGMVDDFINRKHGRAQVAYPDATYQHEWLKPILEPTYGVIVYQEQVMQIAQVLAGYTLGGADLLRRAMGKKKPEEMAKQRGTFADGAKSQGIDPDLAMKIFDLVEKFAGYGFNKSHSAAYALVSYQTAWLKAHYPAHFMAATMSSDMDKTDKVVTFIEECRNMELNLLPPDVNRGEFQFTVDDDHNIIYGLGAIKGLGEGPVESILQARRDGSFQDLFDFCARVDGRKVNKRALEALVRSGALDNLGPGVDIDYDRAVMYIAISEAVKAAEQKTANADAGMVDLFGEVVPEVGDRDSVYKEFHRVRRWSMKERLNGEKETLGLYLTGHPIDEYDKELSNFVSSRISNLKADKNRQTVAGLVVAFRVMKTKRGDNMAFATLDDRTGRIEVAVFSDTYNENREKLVKDALLVVNGQVSYDDYSGGLKMRADEITDLTEARQASVKAIKLHWASDKLPLDYAEQLRATIKAYETGNCALIVDYKKANINASYTLSSDWNVVPADELLENFKMLYGAKNVELIYRSHDSV